One genomic segment of Ascochyta rabiei chromosome 20, complete sequence includes these proteins:
- a CDS encoding Non-reducing end alpha-L-arabinofuranosidase: MGLFAKVFLAATAVASVGAVDVVVQSDGGNQTGKFGHQYGYGFLHEDINNSGDGGIYAELIQNRAFQYSRAFPVSTAHYFPINGASLTINNGTQPLSKALPASMKVAVGNGTVGKIGFENEGYWGMDVRAHKYTGSFWVKGAYTGTFTASLQSNLTDDVFGSVEVESKSVASEWTEHTFELTPERDAPNSNNTFAITFDPTGTQGGSLDFNLISLFPPTYKNRKNGLRVDIAEALAEMNPHFLRFPGGNMLEGLENDTYWDWKDTLAPLKERPGFQGVWGYQQTHGLGMMEYLEWAEDMDLQIVIGVWAGLALNGDVTPKEDLQPFIDDALNEIEFVRGSVDTEWGAKRAALGHPEPFELNYVEIGNEDWLAGFPGGWDSYKEYRFTMFHDAIKAKYPEIQIIGSSATSDPAPEGATTGPNLIDGIKYPADTIGDYHPYREPDELVEEFDRFDNDIGHIIGEVAATHVNGATPPRWNGPLYKYPWWIGAVGEAVSLLGYERNSDRIPGTFYAPVLKNENRFQWPITLIQFTADARQTTRAVTWYCWSLFAHHPISHTLPTTSNSSYGPVYWGAGKDEARNGALVWKGAVYNTTDNGSVPITVHFQGVQAGTKAQLTVLTNSVGDPYAYNDPRTGVQIVDTKTTELTAGVGGAFEFSLPQLSVAVLDTDVTGNSTGGYKKAKRMPMPRYQRRW, encoded by the exons ATGGGACTCTTTGCAAAGGTCTTCCTTGCCGCTACTGCCGTAGCATCCGTCGGTGCCGTCGATGTTGTCGTTCAGTCTGATGGAGGCAACCAGACTGGCAAATTTGGCCATCAGTATGGATACGGCTTCCTCCATGAG GATATCAACAACTCTGGTGACGGTGGTATCTACGCTGAGTTGATTCAAAACCGTGCTTTCCAGTACAGCAGGGCTTTCCCGGTCTCCACAGCTCACTACTTCCCCATCAACGGTGCTAGCCTTACTATCAACAATGGCACGCAGCCACTGtcaaaggctctgcctgcttCCATGAAGGTTGCTGTGGGTAACGGCACCGTTGGGAAGATTGGTTTTGAGAACGAAGGCTACTGGGGCATGGACGTCCGCGCCCACAAGTACACCGGATCATTCTGGGTCAAGGGCGCCTATACTGGCACTTTCACAGCTTCGCTGCAGTCGAACCTGACAGACGATGTTTTCGGCTCCGTCGAAGTCGAGTCCAAGTCTGTTGCCTCTGAGTGGACAGAGCACACGTTCGAGCTCACTCCTGAGAGGGATGCTCCCAACTCGAACAACACTTTTGCAATCACGTTTGACCCCACTGGCACCCAGGGTGGCTCTCTCGACTTCAACCTCATCAGCTTGTTCCCTCCGACATACAAGAACCGCAAGAATGGTCTCCGTGTTGATATCGCCGAGGCCCTTGCTGAGATGAACCCCCACTTCCTTCGTTTTCCCGGCGGTAACATGCTTGAGGGACTCGAGAACGACACTTACTGGGACTGGAAGGACACCCTTGCCCCGCTCAAGGAGCGCCCCGGCTTCCAGGGTGTCTGGGGCTACCAGCAGACCCACGGGCTTGGTATGATGGAGTACCTGGAGTGGGCTGAAGACATGGATCTCCAGATTGTCATTGGTGTCTGGGCCGGTCTTGCTCTCAATGGCGATGTGACTCCCAAGGAGGACCTTCAGCCTTTCATTGACGACGCTCTCAACGAGATTGAGTTCGTCCGAGGCTCAGTCGACACCGAGTGGGGTGCTAAGCGTGCTGCTCTTGGTCATCCCGAGCCTTTCGAGCTGAATTATGTTGAGATCGGCAACGAGGACTGGCTCGCCGGTTTCCCTGGAGGCTGGGACTCCTACAAGGAGTACCGCTTCACCATGTTCCACGATGCCATCAAGGCCAAGTACCCTGAGATCCAGATCATCGGCTCTTCCGCCACCAGCGATCCCGCCCCTGAGGGTGCGACTACTGGTCCCAACCTGATTGACGGCATCAAGTACCCAGCTGATACCATTGGCGACTACCACCCTTACCGCGAGCCTGATGAGCTCGTCGAGGAATTCGACCGTTTCGACAACGACATCGGCCACATCATCGGTGAGGTCGCCGCTACCCACGTCAACGGTGCTACCCCTCCTCGCTGGAACGGACCTCTCTACAAGTACCCCTGGTGGATCGGTGCTGTCGGCGAGGCTGTCTCTCTCCTCGGCTACGAGCGCAACTCCGACCGAATCCCCGGTACCTTCTACGCCCCCGTGCTGAAGAACGAGAACCGCTTCCAGTGGCCCATCACCCTCATCCAGTTCACCGCCGACGCCAGACAGACCACTCGTGCCGTTACCTGGTACTGCTGGAGCTTATTCGCCCACCACCCTATCTCTCATACCCTTCCTACCACCTCCAACTCTAGCTACGGACCTGTGTACTGGGGCGCTGGTAAGGACGAGGCCCGTAATGGTGCCCTCGTCTGGAAGGGTGCTGTCTACAACACCACCGACAATGGCTCTGTCCCCATTACTGTCCACTTCCAGGGTGTCCAGGCCGGTACCAAGGCCCAGCTGACTGTCCTGACCAACTCCGTCGGTGACCCATACGCCTACAATGACCCACGCACTGGCGTCCAGATCGTTGACACCAAGACCACCGAACTGACTGCTGGTGTTGGCGGAGCTTTCGAGTTCAGCCTGCCGCAGTTGAGTGTCGCTGTTCTGGATACCGACGTCACTGGCAACTCTACTGGCGGCTACAAGAAGGCTAAGAGGATGCCGATGCCGAGGTACCAGAGGCGTTGGTAG
- a CDS encoding Argininosuccinate synthase has translation MAKGRVCLAYSGGLDTSTILQWLIEEGYEVVCFLANVGQEEPWDEVEKKALKIGAKKMIITDLQKEFVEELCFRAVQCNASYEGRYLLGTSLARPVIARAQIRVAQQEGCDFVSHGCTGKGNDQVRFELAFYTLQPTIKVIAPWRLPEFCDRFKGRQDLLDYAEKHGIPVTSTKAKPWSMDANLAHCSYEAGILEDPNVSPPDDMWTMTQSPLAAPDKPTDITIHFEKGVPSKLVTPEKTYTDSVELFVALNKLGHMHGIGRIDIVENRFIGLKSRGCYDSPAMTVLRLAHLDLEGLVMDTQVRNLRDQFVSHNWSYQLYNGMYFSPEREFIENSLLFSQRRVNGEVRLTLYKGNAYVLGRSSQTEKLYSEEEASMDTLDNFSPMDTTGFIAIQSIRLKKYGLQKQEEGANLSRA, from the exons ATGGCCAAGGGACGCGTCTGTTTGGCTTACTCTG GCGGTCTTGATACCTCGACCATTCTGCAATGGCTGATCG AGGAAGGCTATGAGGTCGTGTGCTTCCTCGCCAACGTCGGCCAGGAAGAGCCCTGGGATGAGGTCGAGAAGAAGGCGCTCAAGATTGGCGCGAAGAAGATGATCATCACCGACCTGCAGAAGGAGTTTGTCGAGGAGCTCTGCTTCCGCGCCGTCCAGTGCAACGCTTCCTACGAGGGCCGCTACCTCCTCGGCACATCGCTTGCCCGCCCCGTCATCGCCCGCGCGCAGATCCGAGTTGCTCAGCAAGAAGGCTGCGACTTCGTCTCCCACGGCTGCACCGGCAAGGGCAACGACCAGGTCCGCTTCGAGCTCGCTTTCTACACTCTCCAGCCTACCATCAAGGTCATCGCGCCCTGGAGGCTGCCTGAGTTCTGCGACCGCTTCAAGGGCAGGCAGGATCTGCTCGACTACGCTGAGAAGCACGGCATTCCCGTCACATCCACCAAGGCCAAGCCATGGAGCATGGACGCCAACTTGGCCCACTGCTCCTACGAAGCCG GTATCCTTGAGGACCCCAACGTCTCTCCCCCCGACGACATGTGGACCATGACTCAGTCCCCGCTCGCCGCCCCCGACAAGCCCACCGACATCACCATCCACTTCGAGAAGGGTGTCCCCTCCAAGCTTGTCACGCCCGAGAAGACGTACACCGACTCGGTTGAGCTCTTTGTTGCGCTCAACAAGCTCGGTCACATGCACGGCATCGGCCGCATCGACATCGTCGAGAACCGCTTCATCGGCCTCAAGTCCCGCGGCTGCTACGACTCCCCCGCCATGACCGTCCTCCGCCTCGCACATTTGGACCTCGAGGGTCTAGTCATGGACACCCAAGTCCGCAACCTGCGCGACCAGTTCGTCTCGCACAACTGGAGCTACCAGCTCTACAACGGCATGTACTTCTCGCCCGAGCGCGAGTTCATCGAGAACAGCCTGCTCTTCTCGCAGCGCCGCGTCAACGGCGAGGTCCGCCTCACGCTGTACAAGGGCAACGCGTACGTGCTCGGCCGCAGCAGCCAGACCGAGAAACTGTACAGCGAGGAGGAAGCCTCGATGGACACGCTCGACAACTTCAGCCCCATGGACACCACGGGCTTCATTGCCATCCAGAGCATCAGGCTGAAGAAGTACGGGCTGCAGAAGCAGGAGGAGGGCGCTAACCTCAGCCGCGCGTAG